The Candidatus Methylacidiphilales bacterium genome segment CCAAGGGCCCATGGCAAAAGAAGCGGAAGAGGCAGCAGCAGCCAATAGGGCAGGCTATCAAGAACCTTATGCATACTTTGTTGTAGGATGGCGGTTTGAGGATATTGTGAAAATACTTTCTGCCGCATGCGCGCTTGAGCAGATGGAAATAGGATGGGAATGAACAGGACAAATCGCAATGAATTTGCGCGGGACGCCTACCTCGGCATTGTTGTGCTGGCGGACGCCCTGGTGTTTTTTGTTTCCCTGATGGCCGCATTTTGGTGCCGCTTCAGGCTGCCACTGGATACGGTCCTTTATACAGCCCCGTTGACCCTTGGAGAATTTTCGGGCCACTTTATCCTCGGCACCGTGGTGTTTCATGGAATCGCCGTCTGGCTCGGGATTTATAAAAAACCCAACTTGCTCAGATTTCAGCGTCCGTTTTTGCATTACCTGCAGATTTGCGCGCTTTGGGCCGGACTGTACCTGTTGTTGACCTTGCTGATCCGCTTTGAACCGGAGGTTTCCCGTCTCTATGTAATTTTCGCATTTCTTATTTCCTTTCCCGCACTTTGCGTGGAAAGGCGCCTGCTGGAGGTGTTGTTCGGGCGCGAATTTATCGCCCGCAAACTGCGCCAGAGAATTATTATTGTCGGTTGGACGGATGAAAGCGGAAAGCTGGCGGAATCCATTTCCGGAAGCGCGAATCATCCCTATGAAATCATGGGTTGTGTACCGCTGCCAAAGATTGGATTGAGGCAGAAACCTCCGTCCGGGATTCAAGTCCTGGGGACTTACGAATCGATCCCCGATATCCTGAAAGCCACGGCCCCGGATATTGTTGTATTGGCGGATGTTGACCTGGCGACGGCGGATGTGGCTGCCCTGGCCGAAAATTGTTACAGGGAACTTGTCCAGTTCAAGGTGGTGCCTTCATTTTTTCAGATTTTGATTTCAAATCTGAAACTGGAAACCATCGGAGCCATGCCGGTTCTCGGGGTGGAGGATCCGCCAATACTTTATTTGCATAACCGGGTGATGAAGCGGGCGGTTGATATTGTCGGCGCCATTGCCGGACTGTTGATCGGGCTTCCAGTCGTGGCGGCTTTTGCCCTGCTGATCCAATTGGAATCGCCGGGGCCTGTCTTTTATGGGCAGAAGCGCATCGGGCGCATGGGCCGGATTTTCCAGATCTGGAAATTGCGCAGCATGCGGCCGGATGCGGAGAAAGCCGGTGCAGGTTGGACCGTGAAACAGGATCCTCGTGTTTTAAAAATCGGGATGTTCATGCGGCGTTGGAATATTGATGAAATTCCGCAATTCTGGAATGTGTTGATGGGGCAGATGAGCCTGGTGGGGCCCCGGCCCGAACGGCCGGAATTCATTGAAAAATTCAAGGAGGAAATCCGCTACTACAACCTGCGGCACGGCATCATGCCGGGCATGACCGGCTGGGCCCAGATTCATGGCTGGCGCGGTGACACGGACATCGATCAGCGCATTCGTTTCGATCTTCACTACGCGGAAAATTGGTCGCCGTGGCTGGATTTTTACATCATATTTTTTACACTTTTCAGTTATCGTAATGCGCATTGATAGGCATTCACCAGCCTTTGAAATGCTGTTTCAAAGCCGAACTGTGCGAGGACGTGTTCCCTGTGGCTGCAGGGGCGCAGGCGAGCCCTGTCTTCAAACCACGCTTCAATGGCCCCCGAAAATGCAGGGTCGTCTCCCGGGCGTGCTGTCCAAAGATGGCTGAGCGGCAATGCGAGAATGTCGCCGGTCCCGCTTGTCTGGCTCAGGATCAAGGGGAGGTTGCAGGACAGGGCTTCTAGGACGGTACAGGGAAGCCCCTCATAGCGGGATGTCAGTATAAATGCGTCCAAAGCGTGGTAAAAGACGCGCGGATCGGCCAGGTAAGCGGTGCGGCGGATCCGTTCGGAGATGCCCAGCCGCTGCGCCAGTTGATCAAGGCGCTTTTCCAATCCGCCCTGCCCCAAATGCAGCAGCATCAATTTGGGGTTTGAGCCTGAAACCCGGGCAAACGCCCGGTAGAGGGTTTCAGGGTCTTTTTGCGGAACCAGCCGCCCTATCGTTCCCAAAATCACGTCGTCCGTACGAAATCCGCATTGGCGCCTTGCTTCCTCTTTTTCCAACGGTGTAGGCGTACAAAAGTGATGGGAATCAACGCCCAGGGAAATGACTTGTTGGCCGCGGGCGTCCAGGCCGAGGGTTTCCCGGGCAAAACGGGCTTCGTCTTCGGAGACATTCAGGGTTGTGCCGATGTTTCCTAAAAAGCGCTCCAGGGTATTTGCAATCAGGTTGGAAATTCCAGCCTCTGTGCGCATGCCGTAATACGCATGAGGGGTGTAGAGAATGGGGATTTCGCGCTGGAATTTTCCATAGGCTCGGACCAGAAAACCGGCTTTGAAACTGTGAGCGTGAATAAGATCGGGGTGGCATCGGCAGACGGCCTCATGAAGGCGATATAGGGCCCGTAGATCGCCGGATTCCGGATTGTTGGCAACGGCCAGGTTGACAACATATCCGCCCGCGGTTCGGATTGTATTGAGGAGGGGTTCAAGCAGGCTGCAACTGCGGCGGTTGGAATAAGCCAGATCGACCCTGTGGCCTGATTGCAGTAGATGATGGCAGAGATCCTTCACATGGCGGAACACACCATCTTGCGCCGGTTCGGCAACCTGCAAAATCCTCAATGGGGTGGAAGAAGGAGTCATGGCGATACATCCAGAGCGGCGCGGTAAACATCCAAAAGCCGATCCAGATGCTGGTCAGGGCCAAAGGGCTGCTTCCAAAACCAGTCGTAAGCCTGCCTGCCAAGACTGTCCACCCGTTCATCCGATTCCAATTTTTCCAGCTGCGTCTGCAGGCTGGGAATGCTGCTTGTTTCAAAATGAAGGGCCTGGATGCCATCGTGCAACAAATCCGCCGGCGCAGTGTGCCGCGAGACCACCACCGGGACTCCGTGGGCAGCGGCTTCGAAAACTGTAATGCCAAACGGCTCGGGCCATTGTGAGGGAAACACCAGGGCGCGGGCCTGGCGCAATTCCAAATCCATTTGTTCGGCATTGAGCCATCCGGTAATGCGGATGTTTCGCCCGTATTGCTCAAGGCGGGGGCGCATTTCCCCGTCGCCGATGTAAACAACAGGCCAGTTTTTCCCGCTTGCGGCTTCGGCCAGCAGGTGGGGCCCCTTTTCCGGAACCAGCCGCCCGCAAAATACCAGGTTTTTGTTTTTCGACACTTCCACCCGCGGGCGTTGCGGGACCTGGATCGGGGCCTCTATAATTGTTTGCGGTATGTGCGGGGGCAGGCGGCTTTGCAGGCGCTCCTTCATGAATGCGGATACAAAAATAAAATGATCCGCGTGTTGGGGGCATTGCCAGATTTTATTTTGAAAGACGGTTCTCAGTACCCGCCATTGCTTGTGAAGAATATTGCGCCGGTCACAGTTGCATGCCAGGCAGGAAGGTGAGAGGGGATCGAGGTGGCAGGCTTTTTCCCGCGGATAAATAAAAAATCCGCCGTTGGGGCAGCTGATAAAGTAGTCGTGCAGGGTAACGACCATGGGATGGGATGAGCGGCCTGCCAGTCCAAGCACGGCGGGCGAGAGGGCCTTGGTCCATGAGTGGACGTGTATGACGCTTTCTTGTGGGGTGAGTTGTTGCAGCAAAGCATCCAGTTGCTTGAGCGCCTGGCGATTGTAGATGCCGCGAAACATGGCCCGGAACCGGTTGGGTTCGTGTAAAATATCGCATTGGTTCAGGCAATGCACCTCGATATTGGGTTCGGAAGACAGGATGTCGCTGACGGGTCCGGCGGCGGCAAAAAACACCACGTGAATTCCGCGCCGGGCCAGCGCCACCGCACTGTGAAGTGCGACAGCGGATGCCCCGCCATTGATGTGCGCATAGTCGTTTAGGATCAGTACTTGGGCGGGTTTCATGGGATCTTGTTGCGGGCGCCCGCCCATTGCATCAGGGAATAGCTTCGGAGTTTCCGGGTGCTGAGGATGCGTTGCAGATAAACCGAAAAATTCAGCGCG includes the following:
- a CDS encoding exopolysaccharide biosynthesis polyprenyl glycosylphosphotransferase — encoded protein: MNRTNRNEFARDAYLGIVVLADALVFFVSLMAAFWCRFRLPLDTVLYTAPLTLGEFSGHFILGTVVFHGIAVWLGIYKKPNLLRFQRPFLHYLQICALWAGLYLLLTLLIRFEPEVSRLYVIFAFLISFPALCVERRLLEVLFGREFIARKLRQRIIIVGWTDESGKLAESISGSANHPYEIMGCVPLPKIGLRQKPPSGIQVLGTYESIPDILKATAPDIVVLADVDLATADVAALAENCYRELVQFKVVPSFFQILISNLKLETIGAMPVLGVEDPPILYLHNRVMKRAVDIVGAIAGLLIGLPVVAAFALLIQLESPGPVFYGQKRIGRMGRIFQIWKLRSMRPDAEKAGAGWTVKQDPRVLKIGMFMRRWNIDEIPQFWNVLMGQMSLVGPRPERPEFIEKFKEEIRYYNLRHGIMPGMTGWAQIHGWRGDTDIDQRIRFDLHYAENWSPWLDFYIIFFTLFSYRNAH
- a CDS encoding glycosyltransferase family 4 protein, coding for MTPSSTPLRILQVAEPAQDGVFRHVKDLCHHLLQSGHRVDLAYSNRRSCSLLEPLLNTIRTAGGYVVNLAVANNPESGDLRALYRLHEAVCRCHPDLIHAHSFKAGFLVRAYGKFQREIPILYTPHAYYGMRTEAGISNLIANTLERFLGNIGTTLNVSEDEARFARETLGLDARGQQVISLGVDSHHFCTPTPLEKEEARRQCGFRTDDVILGTIGRLVPQKDPETLYRAFARVSGSNPKLMLLHLGQGGLEKRLDQLAQRLGISERIRRTAYLADPRVFYHALDAFILTSRYEGLPCTVLEALSCNLPLILSQTSGTGDILALPLSHLWTARPGDDPAFSGAIEAWFEDRARLRPCSHREHVLAQFGFETAFQRLVNAYQCALR
- a CDS encoding glycosyltransferase family 4 protein; translated protein: MKPAQVLILNDYAHINGGASAVALHSAVALARRGIHVVFFAAAGPVSDILSSEPNIEVHCLNQCDILHEPNRFRAMFRGIYNRQALKQLDALLQQLTPQESVIHVHSWTKALSPAVLGLAGRSSHPMVVTLHDYFISCPNGGFFIYPREKACHLDPLSPSCLACNCDRRNILHKQWRVLRTVFQNKIWQCPQHADHFIFVSAFMKERLQSRLPPHIPQTIIEAPIQVPQRPRVEVSKNKNLVFCGRLVPEKGPHLLAEAASGKNWPVVYIGDGEMRPRLEQYGRNIRITGWLNAEQMDLELRQARALVFPSQWPEPFGITVFEAAAHGVPVVVSRHTAPADLLHDGIQALHFETSSIPSLQTQLEKLESDERVDSLGRQAYDWFWKQPFGPDQHLDRLLDVYRAALDVSP